The stretch of DNA GGTTTTGCAATGCCGACATCGATATATAATTGCCATGATCACGCCTCCGGGACTTGAATTTGACTCTGTCAAAGTCTGCCCGAAAGCGCTAAAATTCATACACATCTGGTTGCAGTCTATGAATCAGCGATTAAAATCATTCATGACATGCAGGAAAGGTTCCTTCAGCCAGGTTTCACAAGCATCTGCCGCCTTCTTTACACTATCGACGATATCCGGCAGCTCTTCCTGATGGAAACGCTGGAGAACATAGTCCACCACAGGCTGCTGATTGACCGGACGGCCGATCCCTAGACGAATACGCTTGAATTCCTTCGTGCCAAGATGGGCAATCAAGGACCGAATGCCATTATGCCCGCCATGACCGCCTTTTTCCCGCAGCCGAACTTTCCCTGCCGGCAAATCAAGATCGTCATAAATGACAACCAGATCCTCCAGCTCTACATTATAATAATCCATCAGCGGTCGGACTGCTTCTCCCGAAAGATTCATAAATGTCGTAGGCTTGACCAAAATCACCTTTTCCCCATTTATCAAACCAGTCGCATACACACTATTGAACTTTTTATTGGATAATGGCAAATCGTGCCGATGCACCAATTCATCAATCGCGATGAACCCTATATTATGCCGAGTCTGATCATATTTCTGACCTGGATTCCCAAGTCCGACAATCATTTTCATAGTCATTAACGCCCTTTACTCATAGTCCATTCCCAAAAATCATACCCCAACCCAAGACAAAAAATCAAGAAATCCGAAAAAAACGAAAAGCGGAAGAAACCGGTTAGAAACGGAGGAATGGGTGAGGAATCCCGGAATGAGGTGCATTTCCTCATGCAGGGATTCATTGCCTATATCGCCAAAAAGAAATTCCTGCCCCGACTCTATATCCTTCTCCGACAGAAAAGGGAATTCCTCCCTGCCTGCAAAAAAAGCACATCAAGGATGCTTACTTTCCCATCCTTGACATGCTTTGCCTGGTGTTTGTATAGGATACCCTAACACAGCAAGGGATAGTCCTTCATTCTGGATTCTTCATATAAAATTTACATAAAGAAAAAGCTGCACCTTTGTTAGGTGCAGCTCATTTAAATCATTCTTCTTTATCGTTCTTGGATCCTTCTTCGATTGCCTCCACATCATCCGCATCGCCAGTAGTGGTGTCATCTGTTTCTATTTCCGCGGTTGGTGCGGTAACAGTAGCGATTGTTGTATCGGCATCCGTCAGGATTTCATACGCACCGTCCGTTGGCAAATCGCCGACGCTGATGCTGTCACCGACTCCTAGCTTGGAAACATCGACCGTGATTTGATCTGGGATATCATTTGGCTTGGCACTGATTTCCAAATCGTATAATGGCTGCTGAAGAACGCCGCCTTCTTTGGAACCCGGTGCTTCCCCTTCAAGCTGGATCGGCACTTCCACATTACGCGCCTCTGACATGTTGACTACATAGAAGTCCGCATGCACAAGACCGCCTTTCAAAGGGTCGGTTTGATAATCATGCAGCATGACATCCACTGCGTCGCCTTTGATATCCAGTGAAATGATTGCGTTTTTCCCTTCATCACGTACAGTTTTCAGTAAGTCGATACTATCCACTGC from Terribacillus sp. FSL K6-0262 encodes:
- the pth gene encoding aminoacyl-tRNA hydrolase gives rise to the protein MKMIVGLGNPGQKYDQTRHNIGFIAIDELVHRHDLPLSNKKFNSVYATGLINGEKVILVKPTTFMNLSGEAVRPLMDYYNVELEDLVVIYDDLDLPAGKVRLREKGGHGGHNGIRSLIAHLGTKEFKRIRLGIGRPVNQQPVVDYVLQRFHQEELPDIVDSVKKAADACETWLKEPFLHVMNDFNR
- a CDS encoding 50S ribosomal protein L25/general stress protein Ctc — its product is MAVKLKADKRVNHTKSYIKELREEGIIPAVVYGNGKEPVSVAVDSIDLLKTVRDEGKNAIISLDIKGDAVDVMLHDYQTDPLKGGLVHADFYVVNMSEARNVEVPIQLEGEAPGSKEGGVLQQPLYDLEISAKPNDIPDQITVDVSKLGVGDSISVGDLPTDGAYEILTDADTTIATVTAPTAEIETDDTTTGDADDVEAIEEGSKNDKEE